The segment GGGATTAAACGGAAGCAAAAAGGTAAAGGATATTCTCATCAACGAGAAAATCCCTCCGTCAGCCCGCCAGGCCATTCCCATTGTTTGTGACGGGCTTGGCACCTTGATCTGGATCCCGGGCGTACGACGTTCTGTTCACGCTGCTGTCGGGCAGCATACTACCCGTATTCTGCGCCTTACGCTGTCGGATGCGGGAGAGGCGTAATGCAGGGGACAGCCCGGCTTTTTCGTCTAGACGATACAAACACGTAGGAGGTTGTCTCAGGTTGCAGAATGACATTCAAGAAGTACTAATTAGTGAAGAAGAACTACAGGCAAAGATTAAGGAGCTGGGTCAGAAGCTGAGCTCTGAATATGAAGGCCGCGATCCCTTGGTTATTTGCGTGCTGAAGGGCGCGTTTATTTTTATGGCGGACCTGGTTAAGAACATCACAGTACCGATTGAGCTGGACTTCATGGCGGTATCCAGCTATGGGGCTTCCACGAAATCTTCAGGCGTCGTCAAGATCATCAAGGATCTCGACCAGTCGGTGGAAGGCCGCGATGTGCTCATCGTGGAGGATATTATCGACAGCGGGCTTACCCTGAGCTATCTGATTAAGCTGCTGGAGGACCGCAAGGCGAAGACGGTATCTGTAGTGACGCTCTTTGACAAGCCGTCCGGACGCACCGTGGAGCTGACGGCGGACTATACCGGCTTTGTGATTCCGGATGCCTTTATTGTGGGCTATGGTCTGGATTACGCCGAGCATTACCGCAACCTCCCTTATATCGGGATTTTAAAACCGGAGATTTACAGCAGCTGAAATGGCTGACCGCAAAGACCGGAGATATCGGTCGGTCCTTTGCTTTGTTGAGATAGCCAGACAGGCTGTGTTAAAATATCTTATGTGTCTTTGAGAGGAGGTAGGGGATGAGTCGGTTCATCCGGAATTCTGGTTTTTATTTGATTCTATTTTTAGTCGTGGTGGGCATCGTACAATTCGTGACCAATGGGAACGAAGTAGCCGATACCCCTAGGTATGATGAGCTGCGGCAACAGATTAAGGCCGATAATATTGAGGAAATAACGGCTCAATTTGACGGTTATGCTTACTTGGTAACCGGCTCATATAGAGAGCCTAGAGGCGAAGAGGAATTTGAGGATTTCTCGACCTACATCCCGGCAACGGATGCCGCGATGGAAGAGCTCGTGAGCGCCAGCGAAGCTAATGAGGTGGCCTTTAATATTAAGAAAACGGAAGGACCGAGCATCTGGCTGACGCTGCTGTCCTCCTTTATTCCGCTGATCATTATGTTCGCATTGTTCTTCTTCCTGTTTAATCAGGCGCAGGGCGGCGGCGGCAAGGTCATGAACTTTGGCAAGAGCAAGGCCCGCCTGTATAACGAAGAGAAGAAGAAGGTGACATTCCAGGATGTGGCCGGTGCGGATGAAGAGAAGCAGGAACTGGTGGAGGTTGTCGACTTCCTGAAGGATCCGCGCAAGTTTAACACGGTAGGAGCCCGCATTCCGAAGGGCGTGCTGCTTGTAGGCCCTCCGGGTACGGGTAAGACGCTTCTTGCTCGTGCTGTTGCCGGTGAAGCCGGCGTTCCGTTCTTCAGCATCTCGGGTTCTGACTTCGTCGAAATGTTCGTCGGTGTCGGTGCATCCCGTGTCCGGGATTTGTTTGAGAATGCGAAGAAGAATGCCCCATGTATTATCTTTATTGACGAGATTGACGCTGTCGGTCGTCAGCGCGGCGCCGGCTTGGGCGGCGGCCACGATGAGCGCGAGCAGACACTGAACCAGCTCCTGGTTGAGATGGATGGCTTCGGTGCGAACGAAGGCATTATTATCGTTGCTGCAACCAACCGTCCGGACATTCTGGACCCTGCATTGCTGCGTCCTGGACGTTTTGACCGCCAGATCACGGTGGACCGTCCGGATGTGAAGGGTCGCGAAGCGGTACTGAACGTTCACGCCCGTAACAAGCCGCTCACGAAAGACGTGAAGATGGATGTTATTGCGAAGCGGACGACAGGCTTTACAGGTGCGGACCTGGAGAACCTCCTGAACGAGGCGGCCCTGCTCGCTGCACGGCGCAACCGGAAGGACATCTCCATGCAAGAGGTTGACGAGGCGATTGACCGTGTCATCGTCGGTACAGAGAAGCGCAGCCGCGTGATCAGTGACCGCGAGAAGCGGATTGTTGCTTATCATGAAGCGGGCCATACTATCGTTGGTTACTTCCTGGAGCATGCCGATATGGTTCATAAGGTAACGATCATTCCGCGCGGACGCGCGGGCGGATATGTGATTATGCTGCCGAAGGAAGACCGCATGCTCGTGACGAAGCAGGAGCTTCTGGACCGGGTTACCGGCTTGCTGGGCGGACGCGTAGCGGAGGAGCTGTTTATCGGCGAAATCGGTACCGGTGCATACAGTGACTTCCAGCAGGCAACGAGCATTGTCCGCAGCATGATTGTGGAGTACGGCATGAGCGAGAAGCTCGGACCGATGCAGTTCGGCACTTCTCAGGGACAGGTGTTCCTGGGCCGGGATATCGGACACGAGCAGAACTACAGTGATCAGATCGCATACGAGATCGATCAGGAAATGCAGCATTTCATTCAGGATTGCTATGAGAAATGCCGCCAGCTCCTGACCGAGCATGCGAAGGAAGTGCATCTGATTGCAAACACCTTGCTGGAGAAGGAAACGCTGGAGCTGGATCAGATCAAGCAATTGATCGAGACAGGTTCTGTGGATTCCGGCAACGACGGTGAAGGCGGCTCCTCCGAGAGCGGTGAACCGGTCATCGACAGCATTGGAGACGTACGTGTTCGCATTCAGGGCAAAGACCAGGAAGAGCGTTCCAACACGGGAGAAATTCCGAACAATCCAATGGACAATGATCAGCCGGAGAACAGCAATCCTGACGATAAGCCTCCAGGCGGGTCAGACCAAGGCGGCAGATTAACGTAGTAATATCGCCAAAACTGACGCTGCAGCGTTATATACAGATAGAACCGGAGAACATCCCTTGTTTTCCGGTTTTTTTTGTGCATCTTATCACGTTGACAGCCGGGAGAACGTTGTGTACATTAGGTGTTAACTAGCAGGTGTTTCTTTTCACAAGGTAGATGGGCATCTGTACTCAAATTGCTGCGGCCTGACAATCTGGCCGTAATACATAAAGGGAGAGGGTCAGAAGTGGAAGCTTTAGCACTGGAGCGTAAAGCCGAACAGAACCGGGAGTTACGCGAACGCTTAATCCAATTGAAGAAAGAACGCAACGCTATTATTCTGGCGCATTATTATCAGCGCGATGAAATACAGGAAGTCGCAGATTTTCGGGGAGATTCCTTCCTATTAGCACAGAAAGCCGCACAAACCGACGCAGACACCATCGTATTTTGCGGTGTGCATTTTATGGGTGAAAGCGCAAAAATTCTAGCCCCGAACAAAACCGTGCTCATCCCGGATGAGCGCGCAGGCTGTCCGATGGCTGACATGGTGAATGTGGATGGACTGCGCAAGCTGAAGGCACAGCACCCTAACGCCAAGGTCGTGACTTACATTAACTCCTCGGCGGAGATTAAAGCAGAAACCGACATCTGCTGCACGTCCTCCAATGCGGTAAAAGTCATTCAGTCTGTAGATTCTGATGAAATCATCTGGGTACCGGATAAGAACCTCGGTCATTATGTACAGCAGCATACGGACAAGAAGATGATTATTTGGGAAGGATACTGCAACACGCATGATATGCTGACCGTCAAAGATGTCATGGAGATGAAGGCCAAGTATCCAGGGGCGGAGTTTGTCGTTCATCCGGAATGCCGGCCAGAGGTTGTGGAGCTGGGTGATTTCGTAGGCAGCACGACGGCTATTTTGGAATATTGCAAGAATTCTCCGGCGAAGGAATTTATCGTGGGTACCGAGGATGGAACTGGCTATCAGCTTCGGGTAGATAGTCCGGATAAAGCATTTCATTTTGCTACCAAGTTTCTCGTATGTCCGAATATGAAGGTCAATAATTTGAAGAAGCTGGTGAAATGCCTGGAAACGATGAAGCCGCAAATTTACGTTCCGCCGGCCGTAGCCGATAAGGCACGGGCATCGCTCGAACGCATGCTGCAGGTGAAATAGGATGAACGGTGCTGTCATCGACCCCTCAAAGGCTCCCGTTATTCCTCCGTTTCTCGTTGATGTAGACTGGAGCAATCTTCCGGTGGTGACCACCGATTGTATTGTCATCGGTTCAGGGATAGCAGGTCTGTATACGGCTATTGAGCTTGCGAAGGACCGCCAGGTACTGCTCATTACGAAGAAGACGCTAATGGAGAGCAATACCCGGTATGCCCAGGGCGGCATTGCTGCCGTGACGGCAGAGGATGATTCCCCGATCTATCACCGGCAGGACACGCTGCTTGCAGGGGCAGGGCTCTGTTCCTCGGCAGCCGTTGACGTGCTCGTTCATGAGGGACCCGAAGGCGTAAAGGAGCTTATCCGTCTGGGTACCCTGTTTGATGAGGAGAACGGCGTACTGGCACTCACCCGGGAAGGGGCTCACAGTCACCGGCGAATTCTTCATGCCAATGGAGATGCAACAGGACATGAGATTGTGCGAGCACTCTCCGACAAGGTTCAAAGCCATCCTCGGGTAGAGGTATGGGACGATCATTTTGCGATTGATCTTGTCACCCGGAGCGGAGCCTGTCTCGGAGCGCTGGTGCAGATGCCGGATGGAAGCCGCACCTTTGTACGCGGCGAAGCCACCGTGCTGTGCTCAGGCGGTTCCGGTCAGCTGTATCGATATACGACGAATCCGGAGGTGGCGACCTCCGATGGGGTGGCTATGGCTTACCGAGCAGGGGCTACGGTCCGCGACATGGAGTTTATTCAGTTTCATCCGACGGCGTTAAGCTATCCCGGTGCACCGCGCTTTTTAATCTCGGAAGCGGTGCGGGGTGAAGGAGCCTTCTTGCGCAACATTAAAGGCGAGCGCTTCATGCACCGGTATCATGAGCTGCTGGAGCTCGCTCCCCGCGATATTGTCGCTCGGGCGATCGTCAGCGAAATGGAGGAAACCCGATCCACATTCGTCTATCTGGACATTACGCATGAATCTGCGGAAATGATCAAGCATCGTTTCCCCACTATATATGAAACCTGCATGCGGTACGGCCTGGATCTGACTAGTGACTGGATTCCGGTTTCTCCTGCTGCGCATTATATGATGGGCGGTGTCAAAACCGATCTGCACGGCGAAAGCAGTCTTTCACGCCTGTTTGCATGCGGTGAGGTATCCTCCACCGGTGTGCACGGAGCCAACCGGCTCGCCAGCAATTCCTTGTCGGAAGCGCTGGTGTACGGACGACGGATTGCAGAAGCCATCCGCAGGCTGTCTCCACTGGAGGAAGGCCTTCAGCCGGAGGCCTTCAGCTGGGAGCGCAGAGAGCTGGCTTCCCAGCCTATTGTCGAGCGGCGCCTCAAGCTGCAAAAGGTCATGGTGCGCTACGCCGGACTTCGACGGACCCAGGAAACGCTGCTTCGCGCGATGGAGGAGCTGAAGCGTCAGCTGCCGCTGCTGCACTCGGTGCTGACCCGGCGGGAGGAGTATGAGTTTGCGAACCTGCTCACCAGCTCCCTGCTCGTCATCCAGGGAGCTCTTTACCGCGAGGAAAGCCGCGGAGCTCATTATCGGGAGGATTTCCCGGAGCGAGATGATATGAAGTGGCGCAAGCACATTGTACAGGGCCGCGATCAAGGAATGACGGAGGAAATCAGTGATGATGTTTAACGGATATAATGAAAATCTGGCTGCAGATATACGCTCTTGGCTGCGCGAGGACGTCGGCTCCGGCGATATTACCACCTTGTCTACAATTCCGCCGGGCCACGAGTCTAAGGGAGTCATCCATGCCAAGGAAGACGGTGTGGTGGCCGGAATGCCTGCCGCAAAGCTGGTGTTCGAGATTGTAGATAAAGACCTTGTGTTTCACGCGCATGTTGAGGATGGACAGGAAGTCAAGAAGGGCGATATTCTGGCGATCGTTGAGGGCAGTACGCACCATATTCTGACCGGTGAACGGCTCGCTCTGAATTTACTGCAGCGTCTCTCGGGCATTGCTACAAAGACACGTGCATTCGTGAATGCCCTGCAGGGCCTGCCAACCCGTCTCGTCGATACACGCAAGACGACACCGGGTCACCGGATGCTTGAGAAGTATGCCGTACGGATCGGCGGCGGGGGTAATCACCGCTTTGGCTTGTATGATGCCGTCATGATCAAGGACAATCATATTAAGGGCGCAGGCAGCATTGGGGATGCGGTATCCAGATCCCGCAGCGTCATTCCGCACACGATGAAGATTGAGGTGGAGACGGAGTCCATCGCGCAGGTGCAGGAGGCTCTTGCGGCGGGGGCCGATATTATCATGCTTGATAATATGGATGATTCGCAGATGAAGGAGGCCGTGAGCCTCATTAAGGGACATTCCCCGCACGTGATGACCGAGGCTTCCGGCAATGTCACGCTGGAGACAGTGCGGCAGATCGCATCAAGCGGAGTGGATGTTATTTCTGTCGGCCGGTTAACCTACTCTTTTCAGAGCCTGGACATCAGTCTGGATCTCAATGGCAAAAAAGGGGGTACCGCATGATTCTCGTCGTCGATATCGGAAATACGAATATTGTGCTCGGCATTTATGAGCACAAAGAGCTGCTGCATCATTTTCGAATCAGTACCTCCCGTCAATCTACAGTAGATGAGTATGGTGTGCTGATTCATAATCTGTTTCAGATGTCCCAAATCTCGGTAAACGACATAGAAGGGGTTATTGTCTCGTCCGTAGTGCCGCCGTTAATTCCGGTGGTGGAAGAGATGTGCCGTAAATATATGAGTCAGGATCCCCTGATCGTCGGCCCCGGCATCAAGACAGGGCTGAATTTGCGCAATGACAATCCGCGCGAGGTCGGAGCGGACCGTATTGTCAATGCTGTGGCCGCCGTTGAAAAATATGGCGGCGGGCCGCTGATCGTCGTTGACTTCGGAACAGCTACGACGTTCGATTGTATTGACGCCAGCGGCAGCTATCTGGGTGGGGCCATTGTTCCGGGGGTCGGCATTGCGGCGGAAGCGCTCGTGCAGCGGGCGTCAAAGCTGCCCCGCATTGAGCTGGAGAAGCCCAAGAAGGCGATTGGCCGCAACACCGTGCATGCTATGCAATCCGGGATGATTTTTGGCTATGCGGGACAGGTCGAGGGTCTGGTAAGGCGCATAAAAGCCGAGCTGGGAACGGACAATGTTAAGGTTATCGCAACCGGCGGACTGGCAGAGCTGATCTCGGGAGAAACCCATTGTATTGACGATATTGATCCGCTCCTGACCCTCGATGGGCTGCGGATTATTTACGAACGAAACGAATAAGTGCTGCAGGGAACGCAACGAACAGGGACTTCAAGGAGTTATATATAAAGAAGAGCATGAGCTAACGACTCAAAAGGAGGCTGAAGATGGATAACAGCATAGACCGCATTCTCCGCGGAACGGCCATGAACGGTAAGGTCCGGGCATTTGCCGTACGGACGACCGATCTGGTTGAGGAGCTGCGACGCAGACATGATACTTTTCCCGTCGTAACAGCCGCATTAGGAAGAACGGCGTCCGCCGCTGCCATGATGGGCGCTATGATGAAAGGGGAAGAGCGGCTCAGCATTCAGGTGAGGGGCGATGGACCGATTGGTCTGATTGCGGCTGAAGCCAATGCCCGAGGCGAGGTGCGCGGTTATGTGAATAACCCGCATGTGGAGATGACGAACATCCGTCCCGGCAAAATGAATGTCGCTGCTGCAGTAGGCACGAGTGGATATATCCACGTGATCAAGGATCTCGGCCTTAAAGAGCCCTACCGTGGCAGTATACCGATCGTGTCCGGTGAGCTGGCGGAGGATTTCACATATTACTTCGCCGTATCCGAGCAGACCAATTCTGCAGTCAGTCTGGGCGTGCTGGTATCCCCGGACTATACGGTAGCCAATGCCGGCGGCTTTATTATTCAGCTGCTGCCCGGCATTACGGATGAGGAAATCGGGACTATTGAAAAAGCTATTCAGGACATTCCACCGATCACGACATTGCTGGAGGAAGGGCTTGAGCTGGAAGACATTCTGAAGCGGCTGCTGCCCGACATTACGATTCTGGAGGAGACGAAGGTAAGCTTTACCTGCGACTGCTCCCGTGAACGGGTGGAGCGCGCGCTGATCAGCATGGGTGAGGGCGAGCTGCAGGCGATGATTGATGAGGACCGGAAGGCCGAGGTGACCTGTCACTTCTGTAATGAGGCCTATACATTTGATGAGGAAGAATTGATAGCCGTTTTACAACGGGCGAAATCTTAAAGATATGGGATGAGCAGCCGATGACGAAACAGGAAAAGGCACTGTGGGCAGCTGTAATGGTTCTGTCAGCAGGTTTGCTTTTTATGGGGAGCTGGATGGTGTTCTCGGGGGCTCTGTCGCGGGAGGGCTTGTCCAGAGAGGAAGGCAGCGGCTCATCGGCCGTAGCCATGGTGCAGGAGCAGGCAATCACGGAAGAAGCGTGGAGCCGTGAGCTGAAGCGGAGATACGGCAGCGAAGTGCTGCTGACGATGATGAACCGCCAGGTCGCTGCGCTGGAAGCGGAGCAGGCCAATATCACGGTAGCTCCGGAGGAGATTGAACAGGAGCTGGATCGGATGGCTCAGTCCTACGGCTCCCGGGAACGTTTCCTGGAGGCTATGGCACAGCTGGGCTTGTCCGAAGAGGTGCTGAAGGAAGAGACCGAATACCGGCTGCTGCTGGAGAAAATTGCAACGGCAGACGTCAAGGTCAGCTCTAGCGAAATTGATCAATATCTAGAGGACCATCCGGATCAATTCGTGCCCAAGAAGCAGCTGGATTTGTCGCTGATCAAGGTGGAGGAGGAGCCACTGGCGAATGAGCTGCTGGACCGTCTGGAGGACGGTGAGGATTTTGCAGCTCTTGCTGCCGAGCACTCGATCGACGAATACACGAGAGAAGACGGCGGCCGGCTGGGACTGATTGAAGAGGATGATCCTTTTCAGCCGCAAGAGCTGATGGAGACCGTGCTGGAGCTGAGCAGCGGCGATATCGCAGGACCGATTGCGCTGGAGGACGGCTTTGGTATTGTATATGTCAAAAGAATTCTCGTGCCGGCAGCGCCAGATCCGAAGCTCACTCGTGAGACCGTCCGCAGACAGCTGGCTCTGGAGCGTTCCGAATCCTTAAGTCAGCTGGAGCAGCGGCTCCGCAGCAAATATGAAGCCCGGATGCTGGCAGGGGCGTCGCCCGCGCCATTCCGGCAACCGTAAAACAGGCCTTTGCAGCTTATTTCTCCGGCTGCCAAGGCCTGTTTCGTATGGAGACTTCCTGTGATTTTAGGTTGTTGACACAGGACAGAATCGTTGATAATATGGAGTTACAAAACCTAGCGTTTTACTCGGATATTAATGAAATTATTCATGCAATAAATAAAGATACGAATGCAGTGGAATATATCATACAGGGAGGCAGTTACCATGGCTAAAGTCGTTAATAACGTAACGGAATTGATCGGAGGAACACCGCTGGTTCGCTTGAACCGTCTGGTGGAGGAAGGCAGCGCAGAGATTTATCTGAAGCTGGAATACCAGAATCCCGGCTCCAGCGTCAAGGACCGGATCGCGGTCAGCATCGTGGAAGAAGCCGAGAAGGAAGGCAAGCTGAAGGCGGGCGACACCATTGTTGAGGCAACGAGCGGCAACACAGGGATCGGCATTGCGATGGTTGCGGCAGCCAAGGGCTACAGAGCGGTTATTGTAATGCCGGAAACGATGAGCCTGGAGCGTCGTAACCT is part of the Paenibacillus algicola genome and harbors:
- the nadA gene encoding quinolinate synthase NadA — its product is MEALALERKAEQNRELRERLIQLKKERNAIILAHYYQRDEIQEVADFRGDSFLLAQKAAQTDADTIVFCGVHFMGESAKILAPNKTVLIPDERAGCPMADMVNVDGLRKLKAQHPNAKVVTYINSSAEIKAETDICCTSSNAVKVIQSVDSDEIIWVPDKNLGHYVQQHTDKKMIIWEGYCNTHDMLTVKDVMEMKAKYPGAEFVVHPECRPEVVELGDFVGSTTAILEYCKNSPAKEFIVGTEDGTGYQLRVDSPDKAFHFATKFLVCPNMKVNNLKKLVKCLETMKPQIYVPPAVADKARASLERMLQVK
- the nadC gene encoding carboxylating nicotinate-nucleotide diphosphorylase, encoding MMFNGYNENLAADIRSWLREDVGSGDITTLSTIPPGHESKGVIHAKEDGVVAGMPAAKLVFEIVDKDLVFHAHVEDGQEVKKGDILAIVEGSTHHILTGERLALNLLQRLSGIATKTRAFVNALQGLPTRLVDTRKTTPGHRMLEKYAVRIGGGGNHRFGLYDAVMIKDNHIKGAGSIGDAVSRSRSVIPHTMKIEVETESIAQVQEALAAGADIIMLDNMDDSQMKEAVSLIKGHSPHVMTEASGNVTLETVRQIASSGVDVISVGRLTYSFQSLDISLDLNGKKGGTA
- a CDS encoding peptidylprolyl isomerase encodes the protein MTKQEKALWAAVMVLSAGLLFMGSWMVFSGALSREGLSREEGSGSSAVAMVQEQAITEEAWSRELKRRYGSEVLLTMMNRQVAALEAEQANITVAPEEIEQELDRMAQSYGSRERFLEAMAQLGLSEEVLKEETEYRLLLEKIATADVKVSSSEIDQYLEDHPDQFVPKKQLDLSLIKVEEEPLANELLDRLEDGEDFAALAAEHSIDEYTREDGGRLGLIEEDDPFQPQELMETVLELSSGDIAGPIALEDGFGIVYVKRILVPAAPDPKLTRETVRRQLALERSESLSQLEQRLRSKYEARMLAGASPAPFRQP
- the nadB gene encoding L-aspartate oxidase, which produces MNGAVIDPSKAPVIPPFLVDVDWSNLPVVTTDCIVIGSGIAGLYTAIELAKDRQVLLITKKTLMESNTRYAQGGIAAVTAEDDSPIYHRQDTLLAGAGLCSSAAVDVLVHEGPEGVKELIRLGTLFDEENGVLALTREGAHSHRRILHANGDATGHEIVRALSDKVQSHPRVEVWDDHFAIDLVTRSGACLGALVQMPDGSRTFVRGEATVLCSGGSGQLYRYTTNPEVATSDGVAMAYRAGATVRDMEFIQFHPTALSYPGAPRFLISEAVRGEGAFLRNIKGERFMHRYHELLELAPRDIVARAIVSEMEETRSTFVYLDITHESAEMIKHRFPTIYETCMRYGLDLTSDWIPVSPAAHYMMGGVKTDLHGESSLSRLFACGEVSSTGVHGANRLASNSLSEALVYGRRIAEAIRRLSPLEEGLQPEAFSWERRELASQPIVERRLKLQKVMVRYAGLRRTQETLLRAMEELKRQLPLLHSVLTRREEYEFANLLTSSLLVIQGALYREESRGAHYREDFPERDDMKWRKHIVQGRDQGMTEEISDDV
- the hslO gene encoding Hsp33 family molecular chaperone HslO, whose translation is MDNSIDRILRGTAMNGKVRAFAVRTTDLVEELRRRHDTFPVVTAALGRTASAAAMMGAMMKGEERLSIQVRGDGPIGLIAAEANARGEVRGYVNNPHVEMTNIRPGKMNVAAAVGTSGYIHVIKDLGLKEPYRGSIPIVSGELAEDFTYYFAVSEQTNSAVSLGVLVSPDYTVANAGGFIIQLLPGITDEEIGTIEKAIQDIPPITTLLEEGLELEDILKRLLPDITILEETKVSFTCDCSRERVERALISMGEGELQAMIDEDRKAEVTCHFCNEAYTFDEEELIAVLQRAKS
- the hpt gene encoding hypoxanthine phosphoribosyltransferase; its protein translation is MQNDIQEVLISEEELQAKIKELGQKLSSEYEGRDPLVICVLKGAFIFMADLVKNITVPIELDFMAVSSYGASTKSSGVVKIIKDLDQSVEGRDVLIVEDIIDSGLTLSYLIKLLEDRKAKTVSVVTLFDKPSGRTVELTADYTGFVIPDAFIVGYGLDYAEHYRNLPYIGILKPEIYSS
- a CDS encoding type III pantothenate kinase is translated as MILVVDIGNTNIVLGIYEHKELLHHFRISTSRQSTVDEYGVLIHNLFQMSQISVNDIEGVIVSSVVPPLIPVVEEMCRKYMSQDPLIVGPGIKTGLNLRNDNPREVGADRIVNAVAAVEKYGGGPLIVVDFGTATTFDCIDASGSYLGGAIVPGVGIAAEALVQRASKLPRIELEKPKKAIGRNTVHAMQSGMIFGYAGQVEGLVRRIKAELGTDNVKVIATGGLAELISGETHCIDDIDPLLTLDGLRIIYERNE
- the ftsH gene encoding ATP-dependent zinc metalloprotease FtsH; the encoded protein is MSRFIRNSGFYLILFLVVVGIVQFVTNGNEVADTPRYDELRQQIKADNIEEITAQFDGYAYLVTGSYREPRGEEEFEDFSTYIPATDAAMEELVSASEANEVAFNIKKTEGPSIWLTLLSSFIPLIIMFALFFFLFNQAQGGGGKVMNFGKSKARLYNEEKKKVTFQDVAGADEEKQELVEVVDFLKDPRKFNTVGARIPKGVLLVGPPGTGKTLLARAVAGEAGVPFFSISGSDFVEMFVGVGASRVRDLFENAKKNAPCIIFIDEIDAVGRQRGAGLGGGHDEREQTLNQLLVEMDGFGANEGIIIVAATNRPDILDPALLRPGRFDRQITVDRPDVKGREAVLNVHARNKPLTKDVKMDVIAKRTTGFTGADLENLLNEAALLAARRNRKDISMQEVDEAIDRVIVGTEKRSRVISDREKRIVAYHEAGHTIVGYFLEHADMVHKVTIIPRGRAGGYVIMLPKEDRMLVTKQELLDRVTGLLGGRVAEELFIGEIGTGAYSDFQQATSIVRSMIVEYGMSEKLGPMQFGTSQGQVFLGRDIGHEQNYSDQIAYEIDQEMQHFIQDCYEKCRQLLTEHAKEVHLIANTLLEKETLELDQIKQLIETGSVDSGNDGEGGSSESGEPVIDSIGDVRVRIQGKDQEERSNTGEIPNNPMDNDQPENSNPDDKPPGGSDQGGRLT